A DNA window from Hordeum vulgare subsp. vulgare chromosome 1H, MorexV3_pseudomolecules_assembly, whole genome shotgun sequence contains the following coding sequences:
- the LOC123444835 gene encoding uncharacterized protein LOC123444835: MRLPSPSLLLQCLTGLLSHEKAAAHCIDIVPGRDQSCLSSPAAEMVPSQDVQPYKYAGNNIEMHGMNIFKGKFSVVDIVGLSRSDLAATKGQGKSNSPTSYIIVLTSITWKGEDLDLSFALGPLKCCQSSLELVNILKNEICDGLLAFRSKRVLELYIYLMQLSCGYGLPGIFSCLKVSAFSAGSR, translated from the exons ATGCGGTTGCCATCGCCGTCGCTGCTCTTGCAGTGCCTGACCGGCTTACTGTCTCATGAAAAGGCCGCAGCTCACTGCATCGACATCGTGCCCGGGAGGGATCAGTCCTGCCTATCGTCaccggccgccgagatggtccCATCACAG GATGTTCAGCCGTACAAGTATGCGGGCAACAATATTGAGATGCACGGCATGAATATATTCAAG GGGAAGTTCAGTGTTGTTGATATTGTGGGACTATCTAGATCAGATCTTGCAGCTACAAAAGGCCAAGGCAAGAGTAATAGCCCTACCAGTTATATCATTGTATTAACGagtat TACTTGGAAAGGCGAGGATCTGGATTTATCTTTTGCACTAGGGCCCTTGAAATGCTGTCAGAGTTCACTTGAGCTAGTAAATATTCTCAAGAATGAGATCTGTGATGGGCTACTGGCATTCAGAAGCAAACGTGTTTTAGAG TTATATATTTATCTGATGCAGCTGAGCTGCGGGTATGGGCTTCCTGGGATATTTTCTTGCCTGAAG GTCAGTGCTTTTTCGGCCGGATCTCGTTGA
- the LOC123395519 gene encoding probable methylenetetrahydrofolate reductase, translated as MEKTALAILMNLGLIEESKISRTLPWRPPTNVFRVKEDVRPIFWTNRPKSYISRTLPWRPPTNVFRVKEDVRPIFCEQDQQTKELHLKDHSLLRKGLLVKIRREKNPAPDTN; from the exons ATGGAAAAGACCGCTTTAGCAATTCTGATG AATCTTGGATTAATAGAGGAATCCAAGATTTCAAGAACATTACCTTGGAGGCCACCAACTAATGTTTTCCGTGTCAAAGAGGATGTTCGTCCTATATTCTG GACCAACAGACCAAAGAGTTAC ATTTCAAGAACATTACCTTGGAGGCCACCAACTAATGTTTTCCGTGTCAAAGAGGATGTTCGTCCTATATTCTG TGAGCAGGACCAACAGACCAAAGAGTTACATTTGAAGGACCACTCATTACtaagaaaaggcctgctagtg AAGATTAGAAGAGAGAAAAATCCAGCACCAGACACAAATTAG